The proteins below come from a single Miscanthus floridulus cultivar M001 chromosome 1, ASM1932011v1, whole genome shotgun sequence genomic window:
- the LOC136507022 gene encoding late embryogenesis abundant protein D-34-like isoform X1, translating to MSQGQPRRPSGHQVTSGEQGAVRYGDVFPAVSGGLAEKPVAPQDAATMQSAENLVFGHTLRGGPAAAMQSAATANERMGAVGHDQATDATAVQGVTVSETCVPGGRIVTEFVAGQAVGQYLARDDDGATAGGGASAGAVDKDMTNVTIGEALEATALAAGDAPVERSDAAAIQAAEARATGLDANVPGGLAAQAQSAAAANAWAWRDEDKATLGDVLAVLNATARLVADKPVERADALGVAGAENRNRDDGTARPGGVGASMAAAARLNRDEAVWE from the exons ATGAGCCAGGGGCAGCCGAGGAGGCCGTCCGGCCACCAGGTGACTAGCGGAGAGCAGGGCGCCGTCCGCTACGGCGACGTGTTCCCGGCGGTGAGCGGGGGCCTCGCGGAGAAGCCCGTGGCGCCGCAGGACGCGGCCACGATGCAGTCGGCGGAGAACCTGGTGTTCGGACACACGCTCAGGGGCGGGCCGGCGGCGGCCATGCAGTCCGCGGCCACCGCCAACGAGCGCATGGGCGCCGTCGGGCACGACCAGGCCACGGACGCCACCGCCGTGCAGGGCGTCACCGTCTCCGAGACCTGCGTCCCGGGCGGCCGCATCGTCACCGAGTTCGTCGCGGGTCAGGCCGTCGGCCAGTACCTCGCGCGGGACGACGATGGTGCCACGGCTGGTGGAGGCGCCTCTGCTGGCGCGGTGGATAAGGATATGACGAATGTGACGATCGGCGAGGCGCTCGAGGCGACGGCGCTTGCGGCAGGTGACGCGCCGGTGGAGCGCAGCGACGCGGCCGCCATCCAGGCGGCGGAGGCACGCGCCACGGGGCTGGACGCGAACGTGCCCGGCGGCCTGGCCGCGCAGGCGCAGTCCGCCGCCGCGGCCAACGCGTGGGCGTGGCGCGACGAGGACAAGGCCACGCTCGGCGACGTCCTCGCGGTACTA AACGCGACGGCGAGGCTGGTGGCAGACAAGCCGGTGGAGCGCGCCGACGCGCTGGGGGTGGCTGGCGCTGAGAACCGCAACAGGGACGACGGGACGGCGAGGCCAGGAGGCGTGGGCGCGTCCATGGCTGCGGCCGCACGGCTCAACCGTGACGAGGCGGTCTGGGAGTGA
- the LOC136507045 gene encoding uncharacterized protein: MKIHPAAPAGGGAKKDLRRLPHVYSKVLELPLPADTDVEVFEGPDAFHFVAAPAAGARAGVVRVRTVRIHPGVTKVVVQAGGGAEGAADAGDSMELDRWRSRLPEPSCPAMAVAGYVDGQLVVTVPKGPGGGEGGDGGQGEVTWRCSSGGKISGRLVVVQYEQWRSTLVGPSSNLEYLVMS; this comes from the coding sequence ATGAAGATCCACCCAGCAGCTCCCGCTGGAGGCGGCGCCAAGAAGGACCTCCGGCGTCTGCCGCACGTGTACAGCAAGGTGCTGGAGCTGCCGCTCCCGGCGGACACCGACGTCGAGGTGTTCGAAGGCCCCGACGCCTTCCACTTCGTCGCGGCGCCGGCCGCCGGTGCGCGTGCTGGCGTCGTGCGGGTGCGCACCGTCAGGATCCACCCCGGGGTTACCAAGGTCGTGGTGCAGGCCGGTGGCGGCGCCGAGGGGGCGGCTGACGCCGGCGACAGCATGGAACTCGACAGGTGGCGGTCCCGCCTGCCTGAGCCGAGCTGTccggccatggccgtggccggGTACGTCGATGGCCAGCTCGTTGTGACAGTGCCGAAGGGCCCCGGTGGCGGTGAAGGCGGCGACGGCGGGCAAGGTGAGGTTACCTGGAGATGCAGCAGCGGAGGCAAGATTAGTGGAAGACTGGTGGTTGTACAGTATGAGCAGTGGAGAAGTACCCTGGTTGGTCCTTCATCTAATCTGgagtacctagtaatgtcttAG
- the LOC136468886 gene encoding vegetative cell wall protein gp1-like, whose product MHTHPKLAFFNSLSKNPSLSPPRRPFLSLSTPAPPLPLSPLSLSTTPLPPGFGRRRHPSLPSIQDPAVAGEEDPGSPLLDGRAPLPASPRYPPAARAPCRPFPSLSPPPSLSTAPLSPESGRRQHPSLPNSAVVGEEDPRSPLPDDRAPLPTSSRYPPAAPRGGPRRASRRGGSPQRSACAGLDDVDLRSLEPRMQNG is encoded by the coding sequence ATGCACACGCACCCAAAACTTGCATTCTTCAACAGCCTATCCAAAAACCCGTCCCTCTCTCCCCCGCGCCGCCCGTTCCTGTCCCTCTCTaccccggcgccgcccctccctctctcccctctctCGTTGAGCACGACGCCCCTCCCTCCCGGATTCGGCCGGCGGCGgcacccctccctcccctccatcCAGGATCCAGCGGTCGCGGGCGAGGAGGACCCCGGGTCCCCGCTCCTCGACGGCCGCGCCCCGCTCCCCGCCTCGCCGAGGTACCCGCCGGCCGCGCGGGCTCCTTGTCGCCCATTTCCGTCCCTCTCTCCCCCTCCCTCGTTGAGCACGGCGCCCCTCTCTCCCGAATCTGGTCGGCGGCAGCACCCCTCCCTCCCGAATTCGGCGGTCGTAGGCGAGGAGGACCCTAGATCCCCGCTACCCGACGACCGCGCCCCGCTCCCCACCTCGTCGCGGTACCCGCCGGCCGCGCCTCGAGGCGGACCTCGCCGCGCCAGTCGCCGCGGCGGCTCCCCGCAGCGGTCCGCCTGCGCCGGGCTCGACGACGTAGATTTGCGTTCTCTCGAGCCTCGTATGCAAAATGGGTGA
- the LOC136507035 gene encoding pentatricopeptide repeat-containing protein At2g48000-like, producing the protein MAIAAVRRRLWRGMGTAAAAAAWGTDGNLLARLVSEPECRVKATMEEAASSGSHRDGAYWEPLAAALLRASSPTKAHLILEWKLEKLLTEDIQDCEPYSRIICFCGQTRNATLAMRVFECVEAKGIQLNTNIFNALVNAFLSAGDLLSAMTLYETMEGMDGCHPNSATYDAFISAFSLLESGHAMMSWYVAAKNAGFTPSNQAFESLITGFVQLNMLDDAKMIFEEMIALAIKPNSTILEASLEIISRKEEARVGDFLKRISDGNWELNKAIVARLMRICLDGGEIDKMEQLLALIQKGTHSSSETQLHHGIIRFYAKEDQLADMEHAIYRMLDNGVMFMCPEDVEVIICTYFRHREFDRLDLFLNRIRSLLKLNRSTYDILVAGYQKFDLHEGLDSTIADMREAGFA; encoded by the exons ATGGCTATCGCCGCCGTTCGCCGGCGCTTGTGGCGCGGGATGGGGACTGCGGCAGCCGCCGCGGCCTGGGGGACGGACGGGAATCTGCTCGCTCGCCTGGTCTCGGAGCCGGAGTGCCGCGTCAAGGCGACCATGGAGGAGGCTGCCTCCTCGGGGTCCCACCGCGACGGCGCCTACTGGGAGCCCCTCGCCGCCGCGCTTCTCCGCGCGTCGTCTCCGACCAAGGCGCACCTC ATATTGGAATGGAAACTAGAGAAGCTGCTGACGGAAGACATTCAAGATTGCGAGCCCTACTCGAGGATAATCTGTTTCTGTGGTCAGACAAGGAATGCAACGCTTGCAATGAGAGTTTTCGAATGCGTGGAGGCGAAGGGAATCCAGCTGAACACTAACATTTTCAATGCCCTTGTTAATGCTTTCTTGTCGGCCGGAGACCTCCTTTCTGCAATGACCTTATACGAGACTATGGAAGGCATGGATGGTTGCCATCCCAATTCAGCTACATATGATGCATTCATCTCTGCATTTTCGCTGCTTGAAAGTGGCCATGCTATGATGAGCTGGTATGTAGCTGCAAAGAATGCTGGGTTTACACCAAGTAATCAAGCTTTTGAATCTTTGATCACAGGGTTTGTTCAGTTgaacatgctagatgatgccaaaatgatatttgaggaAATGATTGCCTTGGCGATTAAGCCAAACTCTACTATTTTGGAGGCCAGTCTTGAGATTATCTCTAGAAAGGAGGAGGCCAGAGTAGGAGACTTTTTAAAACGTATAAGTGATGGCAATTGGGAGTTGAACAAAGCTATAGTTGCGAGGTTGATGAGAATATGCCTAGATGGAGGTGAAATTGATAAAATGGAGCAGCTGCTTGCCCTAATACAAAAGGGAACACACTCGAGTTCTGAAACACAACTGCACCATGGGATTATCAGGTTCTATGCTAAGGaagatcaattggcagatatggAGCATGCGATTTACCGGATGTTGGACAATGGTGTGATGTTTATGTGTCCGGAGGATGTCGAGGTCATAATCTGTACTTATTTTCGGCACAGGGAATTTGATAGGTTGGATCTGTTCTTGAATCGCATCCGAAGTTTGTTGAAGCTCAACAGGTCTACATATGATATATTGGTTGCTGGATACCAAAAGTTTGATTTACATGAAGGACTTGATTCAACCATAGCTGATATGAGGGAAGCTGGATTTGCATGA
- the LOC136507012 gene encoding transcription repressor OFP12-like, whose product MLGCFSRLRRPTTRSAAAPEPMPAAASDEASTSAASTTSAVGSTSPCSSSSSARCNKDGDHAGNDSSSIVAVGKNPSALSESGLSSAIASRRFFLSSPGRSNSIVDSSAHGAAAAALGVGVGAAGVAVPTYSPDPHADFLRSMEEMAAALRIDARRRGDRARLHELLLCYLALNDRRAHKYVVSAFTDLLLCLTAANNHDDHHHD is encoded by the coding sequence ATGCTGGGATGCTTCTCCCGGCTGCGGCGGCCGACGACGAGGTCGGCAGCGGCGCCGGAGCCCATGCCTGCGGCGGCGTCCGACGAGGCGTCCACGTCGGCGGCCTCGACGACATCGgcggtgggctccacctcgccgtgctcgtcgtcgtcctcggcgCGCTGCAATAAGGACGGCGACCACGCTGGCAACGACTCCAGTTCCATCGTCGCGGTGGGCAAGAACCCATCGGCGCTGTCCGAGTCTGGGCTGTCGTCGGCCATCGCGTCgcgccggttcttcctctcctccCCGGGCCGCTCCAACTCCATCGTCGACTCGTCCGcgcacggcgccgccgccgccgccctgggCGTAGGCGTGGGAGCGGCCGGGGTGGCGGTGCCCACGTACTCGCCGGACCCGCACGCCGACTTCCTCCGGTCCATGGAGGAGATGGCCGCGGCGCTGCGGATCGACGCGCGCCGCCGCGGCGACAGGGCGCGCCTCCACGAGCTGCTGCTCTGCTACCTCGCGCTCAACGACAGGCGCGCGCACAAGTACGTCGTCAGCGCCTTCACCGACCTCCTCCTCTGCCTCACCGCCGCCAACAACCACGACGACCACCACCATGATTAG
- the LOC136507022 gene encoding late embryogenesis abundant protein D-34-like isoform X2, which yields MSQGQPRRPSGHQVTSGEQGAVRYGDVFPAVSGGLAEKPVAPQDAATMQSAENLVFGHTLRGGPAAAMQSAATANERMGAVGHDQATDATAVQGVTVSETCVPGGRIVTEFVAGQAVGQYLARDDDGATAGGGASAGAVDKDMTNVTIGEALEATALAAGDAPVERSDAAAIQAAEARATGLDANVPGGLAAQAQSAAAANAWAWRDEDKATLGDVLANATARLVADKPVERADALGVAGAENRNRDDGTARPGGVGASMAAAARLNRDEAVWE from the exons ATGAGCCAGGGGCAGCCGAGGAGGCCGTCCGGCCACCAGGTGACTAGCGGAGAGCAGGGCGCCGTCCGCTACGGCGACGTGTTCCCGGCGGTGAGCGGGGGCCTCGCGGAGAAGCCCGTGGCGCCGCAGGACGCGGCCACGATGCAGTCGGCGGAGAACCTGGTGTTCGGACACACGCTCAGGGGCGGGCCGGCGGCGGCCATGCAGTCCGCGGCCACCGCCAACGAGCGCATGGGCGCCGTCGGGCACGACCAGGCCACGGACGCCACCGCCGTGCAGGGCGTCACCGTCTCCGAGACCTGCGTCCCGGGCGGCCGCATCGTCACCGAGTTCGTCGCGGGTCAGGCCGTCGGCCAGTACCTCGCGCGGGACGACGATGGTGCCACGGCTGGTGGAGGCGCCTCTGCTGGCGCGGTGGATAAGGATATGACGAATGTGACGATCGGCGAGGCGCTCGAGGCGACGGCGCTTGCGGCAGGTGACGCGCCGGTGGAGCGCAGCGACGCGGCCGCCATCCAGGCGGCGGAGGCACGCGCCACGGGGCTGGACGCGAACGTGCCCGGCGGCCTGGCCGCGCAGGCGCAGTCCGCCGCCGCGGCCAACGCGTGGGCGTGGCGCGACGAGGACAAGGCCACGCTCGGCGACGTCCTCGCG AACGCGACGGCGAGGCTGGTGGCAGACAAGCCGGTGGAGCGCGCCGACGCGCTGGGGGTGGCTGGCGCTGAGAACCGCAACAGGGACGACGGGACGGCGAGGCCAGGAGGCGTGGGCGCGTCCATGGCTGCGGCCGCACGGCTCAACCGTGACGAGGCGGTCTGGGAGTGA